A window of Sphingobacterium sp. lm-10 contains these coding sequences:
- a CDS encoding DUF1735 domain-containing protein, with amino-acid sequence MKKIMIKGLLGIALLLQFSCSEKEHFDVTGDNVNRIFVNTRSSYVNEVSFNVIHTPIGNMGDDVTIKIPVRATMPVSNATRVTLALDPNLIQQYNAQMQTAYKAVPTNLLELGNGDLTIPSGATLSADSLSIRVRDIATLTDPSYVIPLKITAISGASNAAISENLSTVFLRIHTRRTNVYDSPTSVLGTLITDRTGWTAQVSPTPTAGQANLMFTTSTQQHWTLAPAAQCDIDVDMGSIKEGVQGIRMVSANNYRVTQVETFTSLDGVNWDSQGISTVSNANNQFIRFYAPVRARHTRIRVLGWQNANFIRVIQYHIYQ; translated from the coding sequence ATGAAGAAGATCATGATAAAAGGATTGTTGGGCATAGCACTGCTCCTCCAATTCTCCTGCTCGGAAAAAGAGCATTTTGATGTAACAGGAGACAATGTGAATAGAATATTTGTCAACACGCGCTCCAGCTATGTTAATGAAGTTAGTTTTAATGTAATACACACCCCAATTGGTAATATGGGTGACGATGTCACCATCAAAATACCGGTGAGAGCGACGATGCCTGTGTCTAACGCGACTCGCGTTACCCTGGCATTGGATCCAAACTTAATTCAACAGTATAATGCACAGATGCAAACTGCATACAAAGCGGTGCCAACCAATTTGCTGGAATTAGGAAACGGGGATCTGACCATTCCGTCAGGTGCTACTTTGTCTGCCGACTCCTTATCGATACGGGTTCGGGATATTGCTACGCTGACCGATCCTTCGTATGTGATACCGCTGAAGATTACGGCTATTTCCGGGGCTTCGAATGCGGCTATAAGTGAGAATTTGAGCACCGTGTTTTTACGGATTCACACGCGGAGGACAAATGTGTATGACAGTCCAACCTCCGTTCTGGGCACTTTAATTACCGACAGAACCGGATGGACAGCGCAAGTGTCGCCAACCCCAACAGCGGGCCAGGCCAACTTGATGTTTACAACATCTACGCAGCAACATTGGACTCTAGCGCCTGCTGCACAATGTGACATTGACGTAGACATGGGCAGCATTAAAGAAGGTGTACAGGGTATTCGTATGGTAAGTGCTAACAATTACCGTGTAACACAAGTGGAAACTTTTACGAGTCTAGATGGTGTAAATTGGGATTCTCAAGGAATTTCAACAGTTTCGAATGCAAACAACCAGTTTATCCGTTTTTATGCTCCCGTCAGGGCACGACATACGCGTATAAGAGTACTAGGCTGGCAAAACGCCAACTTTATCCGCGTTATTCAGTACCATATCTATCAGTAA
- a CDS encoding gliding motility protein RemB encodes MDTLKHTHYLTKRISLLLFFAGLVTQFAIGQITYQPYSYQRYQYYQKELYNDTTLGHTAVKPLVQKTLGTFDLPLRPADTSKNWFLRKIFDEHLVQIVKNDHTFYLDFLPDLLVGTQRGTNQKALWTNTRGAQAGLTVGDKFSLYINFFENQARFPTHIDNSALRIGGIPGQGFSRNIPTSEFDWMNTTVNMTYELDTAFRVTLAYDKLHIGDGYRSMLVSESPYNFAHAHFSGQVKRFQYNSIWGTMLDRNNPRVYGGEQAFNTRLGEGVKFAAFQYVDYLATSNLTIGAFHSLIWAQGDGPDEPGANGGLGLNVKYRPIAKWIVYGQLYADQLSKFGFDKDRDRRTSYQFGVKTHDLFNVDRLNATVEYNQAAPYTYQHVNNRINYSVNGEPLAHPNGANFREILGILTYRWKRWDLYGQSMFSRYGVDQTAFTNVGQDLFREEVPQMGYRIGQGDLRNLFYNELRAAYIINPRYNLRAEIGLINRIQDAPNTNGRTTANIFTIGLRSTFRTFQTEY; translated from the coding sequence ATGGATACGCTTAAACATACACACTACCTCACAAAAAGAATATCGCTTTTACTTTTCTTTGCAGGGCTCGTTACACAGTTTGCTATAGGCCAGATCACCTATCAGCCCTATTCTTATCAACGATATCAATATTATCAGAAAGAGCTTTATAACGATACGACCCTTGGCCACACGGCTGTAAAACCGTTGGTTCAAAAAACATTAGGGACTTTCGACCTTCCTCTTCGCCCTGCAGATACCTCCAAAAACTGGTTTTTACGAAAGATTTTTGACGAACATTTAGTACAGATAGTCAAGAATGATCATACCTTTTATTTAGATTTTTTGCCTGATTTGCTGGTGGGAACACAACGTGGGACCAACCAAAAAGCCTTGTGGACAAATACCCGAGGCGCACAAGCGGGTCTGACTGTGGGAGACAAATTCTCGTTATACATTAATTTCTTTGAAAATCAGGCGCGTTTCCCTACCCATATTGATAATAGTGCCTTACGCATAGGAGGTATTCCTGGTCAAGGTTTTTCAAGAAATATTCCGACCAGCGAATTCGACTGGATGAATACAACCGTGAACATGACATACGAACTTGATACCGCATTTCGTGTTACATTGGCTTATGATAAATTACATATTGGCGATGGTTATCGCTCAATGCTCGTATCAGAAAGTCCATACAACTTTGCTCATGCTCATTTCTCAGGACAGGTAAAGCGGTTTCAGTACAATAGCATCTGGGGTACTATGCTGGATAGAAATAATCCACGAGTTTATGGTGGGGAGCAAGCATTTAATACCCGTTTGGGTGAAGGTGTGAAATTTGCAGCATTTCAATACGTTGATTATTTGGCGACTAGTAATTTGACTATTGGGGCATTTCATTCCTTAATATGGGCTCAGGGAGATGGACCCGATGAGCCGGGAGCGAATGGTGGCTTAGGTCTGAACGTGAAATATCGACCAATTGCTAAATGGATTGTATACGGACAGCTGTATGCAGATCAACTTTCTAAATTTGGCTTCGATAAAGATCGGGATCGTCGCACTTCCTACCAGTTTGGGGTCAAAACCCATGATCTTTTTAACGTAGACAGATTGAACGCGACTGTTGAGTATAATCAGGCTGCACCTTACACCTATCAGCATGTGAATAATCGAATAAATTATAGCGTTAATGGTGAACCGTTAGCGCACCCAAATGGAGCAAACTTCAGGGAAATTTTAGGTATATTAACTTACCGCTGGAAGCGTTGGGATCTGTATGGACAGAGTATGTTTTCACGGTATGGAGTTGATCAAACGGCATTTACTAACGTAGGTCAGGATCTCTTCCGAGAGGAAGTGCCGCAAATGGGCTATCGCATTGGGCAGGGAGATCTGCGCAATTTATTTTATAATGAGCTTAGAGCCGCCTATATTATTAATCCGAGGTACAATCTTCGTGCAGAAATCGGTTTGATAAACAGAATTCAAGATGCGCCGAATACGAATGGAAGAACCACTGCTAATATCTTTACAATCGGGTTGCGTTCGACATTCCGAACATTCCAGACTGAATATTAG
- a CDS encoding SusD/RagB family nutrient-binding outer membrane lipoprotein, which produces MTKNIFITMPRAGFALAALVLGLHSSCTKNFEEYNTNPHEATEDMMTRDNLKTGAFFTQMQRNVVLFKDGSNADSDYQVAQGLTSDLYSGYLAPTGSWYGGVHNGTYYFITNWLETTFRSGFSSIMPAWQAIVQNAEEQNLPEVAALATIVKVQGMHRLADTYGPIPYINYGSGNLANEYDALADVYSKFFEELNQSISVLTNFAQANPNTNLLATYDLIYGGNVQKWIKFANTLRLRLALRVAYADPAKAKAEAEAAAANPFGFVAQSSEKTSLKHSSNLVYYHPLFEIAYNFNAGEVRMGATMDAYMNGYQDPRRARYFRPANDGNYHGVRQGIVTSVWAPYVSPRISNLNVDNGTTEIVWMTAAESHFLRAEAALRGWNVGGGAKSFYESGIAASFEENSVTGAAGYASNSTLQPIAFTDFAEGSAYHAPSPSTVTIAWSDTESFERNLERVITQKWLAMYPDGPEGWAEFRRTGYPRLIPVVVNNSPSINRDVQVRRIPYPQSEYNNNRAGVLSGVAKLQGQDNGGTKLWWDKK; this is translated from the coding sequence ATGACCAAAAATATATTTATTACTATGCCTAGAGCAGGATTTGCCCTAGCAGCGCTCGTACTTGGGCTACATAGCTCCTGTACGAAGAACTTTGAAGAATACAATACGAACCCGCACGAGGCGACGGAAGATATGATGACGAGGGATAACCTTAAAACAGGCGCTTTCTTCACGCAAATGCAACGTAATGTGGTCCTATTTAAAGATGGCTCCAATGCCGATTCCGACTATCAAGTCGCTCAAGGATTAACGAGTGATTTGTACTCGGGTTACTTGGCACCAACCGGTAGTTGGTATGGTGGTGTACACAATGGCACGTATTATTTCATCACCAATTGGTTAGAAACGACCTTCCGTTCTGGTTTTTCATCCATTATGCCAGCCTGGCAAGCCATTGTGCAGAACGCGGAAGAGCAAAACTTACCCGAAGTGGCCGCATTAGCTACCATTGTAAAAGTGCAAGGCATGCATCGCTTGGCCGACACGTATGGTCCAATTCCGTACATCAATTATGGCAGCGGTAATTTGGCGAACGAGTACGATGCATTAGCGGATGTCTATTCGAAATTTTTCGAAGAACTCAATCAATCCATCAGCGTGCTGACGAATTTCGCGCAAGCTAATCCAAACACCAACCTATTGGCCACCTATGATCTTATCTACGGCGGAAACGTTCAAAAATGGATCAAGTTTGCGAATACCCTCCGTCTGCGTTTAGCACTACGTGTGGCGTATGCCGACCCAGCAAAGGCCAAGGCAGAAGCCGAGGCCGCGGCTGCCAATCCTTTCGGATTTGTTGCGCAGTCTTCCGAGAAAACCTCGTTGAAGCATTCTTCAAACCTTGTTTACTATCATCCATTATTTGAAATTGCCTACAATTTTAATGCGGGCGAGGTGCGTATGGGCGCAACTATGGATGCCTATATGAATGGTTATCAAGATCCACGACGCGCCCGCTATTTTCGCCCGGCCAATGATGGAAATTACCACGGCGTTCGCCAAGGAATCGTTACTTCCGTGTGGGCGCCGTACGTAAGTCCACGCATCTCTAATCTCAACGTGGATAACGGCACCACCGAGATTGTCTGGATGACCGCTGCCGAATCTCATTTCCTACGTGCTGAAGCGGCATTAAGGGGTTGGAATGTCGGTGGGGGCGCTAAGAGTTTCTATGAAAGTGGTATTGCTGCCTCTTTCGAGGAGAACTCCGTGACCGGCGCCGCAGGCTATGCCAGCAACAGCACGCTACAACCTATTGCCTTTACCGATTTTGCAGAAGGCTCTGCCTACCACGCGCCATCACCCAGTACCGTCACGATTGCCTGGTCGGATACTGAGTCATTTGAGCGTAATTTGGAAAGAGTGATCACCCAAAAATGGCTGGCTATGTATCCAGATGGCCCTGAAGGTTGGGCAGAATTTCGCCGAACAGGTTATCCTCGATTGATCCCTGTAGTGGTCAACAACAGTCCTTCGATTAACCGAGATGTGCAAGTACGTCGTATCCCCTATCCGCAATCGGAATACAACAACAACCGCGCTGGGGTATTAAGTGGCGTAGCCAAATTGCAAGGGCAGGATAATGGAGGAACAAAACTATGGTGGGACAAAAAATAG
- a CDS encoding glycoside hydrolase family 18 yields the protein MKHILKTTITSLFAVFVLMSSCDTEIENLEIQQVKTYDEQYFANVRAFKQTDHQISFGWFAAYAPIEGVTGFKDPASWGERIRGIPDSLDICSLWGGIPSNDPNSHLYAPIAYADLQYVRENLGTRFVVPTIVRMNKVIKLKDGRDYDLRANQNDEGIHVYAQQLVDDVLDYNLDGVDLDYEPEGDWLQGVHFTTMVKYISQFFGPKGKYPDKLLIVDFYSQYPPAETEPYVDYFIRQAYTQGFTEHSAARLQGYYNNISWAPPGKFIVTENLGSFYENGGSPFIEANGNRLTTDGTPMYSLEGMARWNPTQGRKAGFGAFYFDRDYYNTAGIPYYNMRRAIQIANPAVR from the coding sequence ATGAAACATATATTAAAAACAACCATAACCAGCCTCTTTGCTGTATTTGTGCTGATGAGCAGCTGCGATACAGAAATTGAAAACCTAGAAATACAGCAAGTAAAAACTTACGACGAGCAGTATTTTGCGAATGTACGTGCGTTTAAGCAAACAGACCATCAAATATCATTCGGCTGGTTTGCCGCTTATGCACCTATCGAAGGTGTTACCGGTTTTAAAGACCCTGCCTCCTGGGGCGAGCGTATCCGTGGCATTCCGGATAGTTTAGACATTTGTTCGCTATGGGGCGGTATTCCGAGCAACGACCCCAACAGCCACCTGTATGCACCTATTGCCTATGCAGACCTGCAGTACGTACGCGAAAATCTAGGTACACGTTTCGTGGTTCCGACAATTGTGCGCATGAACAAAGTGATCAAATTAAAAGACGGACGGGATTATGATTTGCGAGCCAATCAAAACGACGAAGGTATACACGTCTACGCACAACAATTGGTAGATGATGTGCTTGATTATAATCTCGATGGTGTTGACTTAGATTACGAGCCTGAGGGCGATTGGTTGCAGGGCGTTCACTTTACGACGATGGTAAAGTATATCAGTCAATTTTTCGGGCCGAAAGGCAAATACCCGGACAAGTTATTAATCGTCGACTTTTACTCTCAATATCCTCCGGCAGAGACCGAACCTTATGTAGATTATTTTATTCGCCAAGCATATACGCAAGGATTTACCGAGCATTCAGCGGCTCGTTTGCAAGGGTATTATAACAACATCAGCTGGGCCCCTCCAGGCAAGTTTATTGTGACGGAAAACCTGGGAAGCTTCTATGAAAATGGCGGTTCACCTTTTATTGAAGCTAATGGCAACCGTTTGACCACAGATGGTACACCGATGTATTCTTTGGAAGGCATGGCGCGTTGGAACCCTACGCAGGGTCGGAAAGCAGGATTTGGCGCTTTCTACTTTGACCGGGATTATTATAACACGGCAGGTATCCCCTATTACAATATGCGTAGAGCAATTCAGATTGCCAATCCAGCAGTACGTTAG
- a CDS encoding nucleotide sugar dehydrogenase gives MTNIKKITCIGAGYVGGPTMSVIAQKNPNVEVTVVDLNEHRIAAWNDADLSKLPVYEPGLDAVVGEARGRNLFFSTDVDKAIDEADMIFISVNTPTKTYGKGKGQAADLKFIELCARQIAAVAKSDKIVVEKSTLPVRTAEALKSILDHTGNGVNFHILSNPEFLAEGTAVTDLHNPDRVLIGGEDAEAIEALVKVYEAWVPRERILTTNLWSSELSKLVANAFLAQRVSSINAISELCEVTGANVDEVAHAIGKDSRIGSKFLKASVGFGGSCFQKDILNLVYIARSYHLNEVADYWEQVILLNDHQKTRFAERIIKTMYNTVNGKQIAFLGWAFKKDTNDTRESAAIYVADHLLDEEASIIVYDPKVSAEQIYRDLDYLGTRSSEENRRLVTVVDTPEEALIGSHAIAVLTEWDEFKQYDWAKIKEGMKRPSFVFDGRKLLNGAELEELGFSYYAIGEG, from the coding sequence ATGACTAACATAAAAAAAATAACCTGTATTGGAGCTGGCTATGTTGGCGGTCCCACAATGTCTGTGATTGCACAGAAGAATCCGAATGTAGAAGTCACGGTTGTTGATTTGAATGAACATAGGATCGCGGCGTGGAATGATGCAGACCTTTCCAAACTTCCGGTTTACGAACCGGGTCTGGATGCCGTAGTGGGGGAAGCACGTGGTCGTAATTTGTTTTTTTCTACGGATGTAGACAAAGCCATCGATGAAGCGGATATGATCTTTATATCGGTAAATACGCCAACTAAAACCTATGGCAAAGGCAAAGGCCAAGCAGCGGATTTGAAGTTTATCGAGTTGTGCGCGCGGCAAATTGCAGCGGTGGCCAAGTCGGATAAAATAGTTGTAGAGAAGTCTACGCTTCCGGTGCGTACGGCTGAGGCTTTGAAAAGCATTTTGGATCATACGGGCAATGGGGTTAACTTTCATATTCTTTCCAATCCAGAGTTCTTGGCAGAAGGAACAGCGGTGACTGATTTGCATAATCCAGATCGAGTATTGATCGGAGGTGAAGATGCCGAAGCCATAGAAGCATTAGTAAAAGTATATGAAGCTTGGGTTCCAAGAGAGCGAATTTTAACGACCAACTTATGGTCTTCGGAGCTTTCTAAATTAGTGGCGAATGCCTTTTTGGCGCAACGTGTCTCCAGTATCAATGCCATTTCAGAATTGTGTGAGGTTACCGGTGCAAATGTAGATGAGGTGGCTCATGCAATAGGCAAAGACAGCCGTATAGGCAGCAAGTTTTTAAAGGCATCAGTAGGTTTTGGTGGCTCATGTTTTCAGAAAGATATACTGAATTTAGTCTATATTGCCCGTTCCTATCATCTAAACGAAGTGGCCGATTATTGGGAGCAAGTAATCTTGTTAAACGATCATCAGAAAACGCGTTTCGCGGAGCGGATTATCAAAACGATGTATAACACGGTAAATGGCAAGCAAATCGCATTCTTAGGTTGGGCATTTAAGAAAGACACTAACGATACGCGAGAATCTGCTGCTATCTACGTGGCGGATCATTTATTAGATGAAGAAGCCAGCATCATTGTATATGATCCAAAAGTTTCCGCAGAACAAATCTATCGTGATTTGGACTATTTAGGCACACGATCATCAGAGGAGAATCGTCGTTTAGTTACCGTGGTAGATACTCCGGAGGAAGCGTTGATAGGATCGCATGCAATAGCTGTATTAACGGAATGGGATGAGTTTAAGCAATATGACTGGGCTAAAATCAAAGAAGGCATGAAACGTCCCTCTTTCGTTTTCGATGGCAGGAAATTACTGAACGGGGCAGAATTGGAAGAATTGGGCTTTTCGTATTATGCCATAGGAGAAGGCTAA
- a CDS encoding capsule assembly Wzi family protein, with the protein MRKLVVLLSTLFLTAHANAQSRFPDSLRVQVGSQVQVASEAFQPLWAKANRFGMASDRQFDQITWIEATNAHYLTGLKLLSDSVSPLTLDYGATAFNSEHYSRLVLQQAYAQLRYKSWFLRAGRHRDLWDDLDPQLSMGSLGTSGNALPIPKITIGIDDYIKIPYTKGILEFKGMMGHGWFGTNRYMDSWLHEKSFYARINLGKWKPYGGIQHYAEWGGQRPSENIYLDRSFRGFLDVFFVREANDGSLPTELEENGKRPNRAGTQRGLAELGVYYDHDAYSLHFYNQTPIESGTGIDIRNIDRLIGIHFRNKRSDHVVQDLVVEFIHTKQMESFGKEMQSYYNNGAMKTGWEYERQVIGNPLYTNREDASNYLPIEPFDWRSTDFIPGNNNIVNNRLVGGNIAGIFRVANSWNALAKITPVMNYGARNYAQYYGNENGLFQCYSLVGVSHDWGAWQWNANLAADFGKLYQNIGGSIGVKYQIR; encoded by the coding sequence ATGAGAAAACTAGTTGTATTATTAAGCACCCTATTTTTAACAGCACACGCGAATGCACAATCTCGTTTTCCAGATTCCCTTCGTGTGCAAGTGGGATCACAAGTTCAGGTCGCTTCCGAAGCCTTCCAGCCGCTTTGGGCCAAAGCCAATCGTTTTGGCATGGCAAGCGATCGGCAATTCGATCAGATCACTTGGATCGAGGCTACCAATGCACACTATCTTACAGGGTTAAAGCTGTTAAGCGATTCGGTATCACCACTTACATTGGATTATGGCGCTACCGCGTTCAATTCAGAGCACTATAGCCGCCTTGTACTACAACAGGCGTATGCACAACTGCGCTACAAAAGCTGGTTTCTACGCGCTGGACGTCATCGTGATTTGTGGGACGACCTTGATCCACAACTTTCTATGGGTTCTCTCGGAACTAGTGGAAATGCCTTGCCTATTCCTAAAATCACAATCGGGATCGATGATTATATTAAAATTCCTTATACCAAAGGAATCTTAGAATTTAAGGGTATGATGGGACATGGATGGTTTGGGACTAATCGATACATGGATTCTTGGCTGCACGAGAAATCGTTTTATGCAAGAATAAATTTGGGAAAATGGAAGCCTTACGGAGGAATACAACATTATGCGGAATGGGGAGGTCAGCGACCATCAGAAAACATCTATCTGGATCGCTCTTTCCGAGGTTTTCTGGATGTGTTTTTTGTTCGTGAAGCAAACGATGGATCCCTCCCGACGGAACTGGAAGAGAACGGAAAAAGACCAAATAGGGCCGGTACACAACGTGGTCTTGCCGAGTTGGGGGTGTACTATGATCATGATGCCTACAGCTTACATTTCTACAACCAGACACCGATTGAAAGTGGAACAGGTATTGACATTCGGAATATTGATCGTTTGATAGGAATACATTTTCGCAACAAAAGGAGCGATCATGTAGTACAGGATTTAGTCGTAGAATTTATTCATACCAAACAAATGGAAAGTTTTGGGAAAGAAATGCAAAGCTATTATAATAATGGCGCCATGAAGACCGGCTGGGAGTATGAACGTCAGGTGATAGGTAATCCGTTGTATACAAATAGAGAAGATGCATCTAATTACCTGCCGATTGAACCATTTGACTGGAGAAGTACAGACTTCATCCCTGGGAATAATAATATTGTAAATAACCGTTTGGTAGGCGGCAATATAGCCGGAATATTTCGCGTTGCCAATTCATGGAATGCGCTTGCCAAGATTACGCCAGTAATGAATTACGGTGCAAGAAATTATGCACAATATTATGGGAATGAAAATGGTTTATTCCAATGTTATTCTTTAGTAGGAGTTTCCCACGATTGGGGCGCTTGGCAATGGAATGCCAATTTAGCAGCGGATTTTGGTAAATTGTACCAAAATATTGGTGGATCGATTGGCGTAAAATATCAAATTAGATAA
- a CDS encoding sugar phosphate nucleotidyltransferase — MSNIIHVILTGGVGSRLWPLSRKSNPKQYLKLFKEGSLFAMTVLRNQALCDQVTVVGNCDNHQLSQEVMDAHSITYTDIIEATPRNTAAAIAFAAFAANPDDILIVTPSDHVIVGDEAYSQAMQAGIAKAQQGYIVTFGIKPVRPETGYGYIEFQEDQVLSFREKPNQDTAEDFIERGNFLWNSGMFCFRADTLLQELQQFEPQVYATALATWKSQKDGRLDEALSKKIPSISIDYAVMERSKKIRVVATEFAWSDLGSFESLYDYLVQTGHQVDENGNMVLGSDLYTAFVGLKNTIVVSTPDAMLFVQKEKSQDVKKVYNTLEKHQSKLID; from the coding sequence GTGAGTAATATAATCCATGTAATTTTGACAGGCGGCGTAGGAAGTCGACTGTGGCCATTATCTCGAAAAAGTAATCCAAAGCAGTATTTAAAGCTATTTAAAGAAGGTTCGCTCTTTGCGATGACCGTGCTGCGTAATCAAGCACTTTGTGATCAAGTAACAGTCGTAGGGAACTGCGATAATCATCAGTTGAGTCAGGAAGTGATGGATGCTCACTCCATTACATACACGGATATTATTGAGGCTACGCCCCGTAACACAGCTGCTGCAATAGCCTTTGCCGCCTTTGCTGCTAATCCCGACGATATTTTGATTGTAACGCCTTCCGATCATGTTATTGTCGGCGATGAAGCGTATAGCCAAGCGATGCAGGCAGGTATTGCAAAAGCACAGCAGGGTTACATTGTGACTTTTGGCATTAAGCCCGTGAGGCCGGAAACCGGCTACGGTTATATTGAATTTCAAGAAGATCAGGTACTTTCCTTCCGAGAGAAACCGAATCAGGATACCGCCGAAGATTTTATCGAAAGAGGCAATTTCCTCTGGAATTCCGGCATGTTTTGCTTTCGTGCAGACACATTGTTACAGGAACTACAGCAATTCGAACCTCAAGTGTACGCGACTGCATTAGCAACATGGAAAAGTCAAAAAGATGGACGTTTGGACGAAGCATTATCTAAGAAAATTCCATCCATCAGCATTGACTATGCCGTGATGGAACGCTCAAAGAAAATCCGAGTGGTAGCTACGGAATTCGCTTGGTCTGATTTAGGATCATTTGAATCATTGTACGATTATTTAGTACAAACCGGGCATCAGGTTGATGAAAATGGTAATATGGTGCTAGGGTCGGATTTGTATACCGCATTTGTTGGCTTGAAAAATACCATTGTGGTATCTACACCAGATGCAATGCTTTTTGTCCAAAAAGAGAAATCACAGGATGTCAAAAAAGTGTACAACACGTTAGAAAAGCATCAATCCAAATTGATCGACTAG
- a CDS encoding DUF1735 and LamG domain-containing protein codes for MKKIARITGVLSLIIGLCSGLMSCTEGDRFDYDKEAILMTGTEVNPMVRFVVENTPSTYNVTASATGKVEEDVTINFAYDQSKLDAYNTANNTNFYAVPNGSIIVEGSSGVIKAGSASSTGVQVRVVSTDEFIDGRTYVIPVSITQVSGGNMQVLESARTIYLRISRVSNFHSLDMNNTALYSNFIFEDSKAVNLDKYTYEVRCFINDWHTTPEPISRLVSFTSKDEQRSNMLRFGENGQAINSLQWVNPGGSLISKTRFNTGQWYTISLSYDGTRFTMYVDGVKDSEMAGSGNVTFQRFELGMSWANYPSMQYFNGRIAEARVWNKALTSGEIQNGICGVDPTSEALVAYWKLNEMDGFIFHDATGKGYDMDWSKTVRDNAGNGVLNAFDKRGAVRWLLDEKNKCTQ; via the coding sequence ATGAAAAAAATAGCAAGAATAACAGGCGTATTATCTTTGATAATAGGCTTGTGCAGCGGCCTGATGTCGTGTACCGAAGGAGATCGGTTCGACTACGACAAGGAAGCGATTTTAATGACCGGAACGGAAGTAAACCCCATGGTGCGGTTCGTCGTGGAAAACACGCCTTCTACCTACAATGTGACGGCGAGTGCGACCGGCAAGGTAGAAGAGGACGTGACCATAAACTTCGCGTATGACCAATCCAAGTTGGATGCCTATAATACCGCGAATAACACCAATTTTTATGCTGTACCGAATGGCTCTATAATCGTTGAGGGCAGCAGTGGTGTCATCAAGGCGGGTAGTGCTTCATCTACTGGTGTACAGGTGCGCGTCGTGTCTACCGACGAATTTATCGACGGGCGTACCTATGTTATTCCAGTATCGATTACTCAGGTATCGGGCGGCAATATGCAGGTGTTAGAAAGTGCTCGCACCATATACCTGCGCATTTCTAGAGTATCGAATTTCCACTCACTGGATATGAATAATACCGCATTATATAGCAACTTCATTTTCGAGGATAGCAAAGCGGTGAATCTAGATAAATACACGTATGAAGTGCGTTGTTTTATCAACGACTGGCATACCACGCCAGAGCCGATCAGCAGGCTGGTCTCCTTTACTTCAAAAGATGAACAACGCTCTAATATGCTCCGCTTTGGAGAAAACGGGCAAGCGATAAACTCACTACAATGGGTGAATCCAGGAGGTAGTTTGATCTCGAAAACTCGTTTTAACACCGGACAGTGGTACACCATCTCTTTATCGTACGACGGCACCCGGTTTACGATGTATGTAGATGGCGTGAAAGATTCGGAGATGGCTGGTTCAGGAAATGTTACCTTCCAGCGTTTTGAGCTGGGCATGTCTTGGGCAAACTATCCTTCCATGCAATATTTCAATGGCCGTATTGCGGAGGCGCGTGTCTGGAATAAGGCGCTGACTTCTGGTGAGATTCAAAATGGTATCTGTGGTGTTGACCCTACCTCCGAGGCTTTAGTCGCCTATTGGAAACTCAACGAAATGGATGGTTTTATCTTCCACGATGCAACCGGAAAAGGATATGATATGGACTGGTCAAAAACTGTTCGCGATAATGCAGGCAATGGCGTACTGAATGCCTTTGATAAGCGAGGTGCGGTACGTTGGCTTTTGGATGAAAAGAATAAATGCACACAATAA